Proteins co-encoded in one Arachis stenosperma cultivar V10309 chromosome 7, arast.V10309.gnm1.PFL2, whole genome shotgun sequence genomic window:
- the LOC130939618 gene encoding ferritin-4, chloroplastic-like codes for MWNASSFGSFCAHFYSHLKLEDVLHHGHWRWDILCTMIPEEVKLDLMLFDPIKQAGDKTGLGSCSSMSSASLSSRPQLHHHYNLSSKLANNVKSSSCAVMRRKPGGVAAVKAAAYSASSSMADHGNNKAVLGIVFKPFEEVKKELLSIPKMPHQSLARQGYSSHCEAALNAQINVEYNVSYVYHAMYAYFDRDNVALKGFAKYFKESSMEERQHAEIMMEYQNKRGGRVKLESMLMPFTEFDHAEKGDALNAMELALSLERLNNEKLLNLHKVATQNKDVQLADFIESEFLVGQVEDIKKISEYVAELRRLGKGHGVWHFDQMLLNGEVAA; via the exons ATGTGGAACGCTAGCTCCTTTGGTTCCTTTTGTGCACATTTTTATTCTCACTTGAAGTTAGAAGATGTCTTGCACCATGGGCATTGGCGGTGGGATATTCTTTGCACAATGATTCCGGAAGAAGTTAAACTTGATTTGATGCTCTTTGATCCTATTAAGCAGGCAGGAGATAAAACAG GATTAGGAAGTTGTTCATCCATGTCATCAGCCTCACTTTCAAGTAGACCCCAGCTTCATCATCACTACAACCTTTCAAGCAAATTGGCCAACAATGTGAAGAGTTCTTCTTGTGCGGTGATGAGGAGAAAACCCGGCGGGGTTGCGGCGGTTAAGGCGGCGGCCTACTCCGCCTCCTCATCAATGGCGGATCATGGTAATAACAAAGCCGTTTTGGGTATAGTGTTTAAACCTTTTGAGGAAGTGAAAAAAGAGCTTCTTTCTATACCCAAAATGCCCCATCAATCTCTGGCTCGCCAAGGTTATAGTAGTCATTGTGAGGCTGCGCTCAATGCACAGATCAA TGTGGAATATAATGTCTCCTACGTCTATCATGCCATGTATGCTTACTTTGACAGAGACAATGTTGCACTCAAGGGATTCGCCAA atatttcaAGGAATCAAGTATGGAGGAACGACAGCACGCTGAGATCATGATGGAATACCAG AATAAAAGAGGAGGCAGGGTGAAGCTGGAGTCAATGCTGATGCCATTTACAGAGTTTGATCATGCAGAAAAGGGTGACGCATTAAATG CAATGGAACTTGCATTGTCTCTAGAAAGGTTGAACAATGAGAAGCTTCTAAATTTACATAAGGTTG CAACACAAAACAAAGATGTGCAGCTCGCTGACTTTATTGAAAGCGAGTTTTTGGTGGGTCAG GTGGAAGACATTAAAAAGATCTCAGAATATGTAGCTGAATTAAGAAGGCTAGGCAAAGGACATG GAGTTTGGCACTTTGATCAAATGCTTCTTAACGGAGAAGTGGCTGCGTGA